A region of Ailuropoda melanoleuca isolate Jingjing unplaced genomic scaffold, ASM200744v2 unplaced-scaffold11316, whole genome shotgun sequence DNA encodes the following proteins:
- the LOC105235097 gene encoding putative olfactory receptor 56B2 produces the protein MLQDLTHSNISKFQVSEFILMGFPGIHAWQHWFSLPLALLYLLALTANILILVTIKQEATLRQPMYYFLGILAVVDMGLATTIMPKILAILWFSAKAISLPECFAQMYVIHCFVGMESGIFVCMAIDRFVAICRPLRYPSIVTDSFVVKATMFMALRNTLTTIPVPVLAAQRHYCSQNQIEHCLCSNLGVTLLSCDDRTINSIYQLLLAWTLMGSDLGLIFLSYVLILHSVLKLNSAEAASKALSTCTSHLILILFFYTIIVVISITHSAAMTVPLIPVLLNVLHNVIPPALPHGVCTQEQGAQAGLV, from the coding sequence ATGTTGCAGGATCTCACACATTCCAACATCTCTAAGTTCCAAGTCTCTGAGTTCATTCTGATGGGATTCCCAGGCATTCACGCCTGGCAGCACTGgttctccctgcccctggctctgcTCTACCTCTTAGCTCTCACTGCCAACATCCTTATCCTGGTGACCATCAAACAAGAGGCCACACTGCGCCAACCTATGTACTATTTCCTGGGGATCCTGGCTGTGGTAGACATGGGACTGGCCACCACCATCATGCCCAAGATTTTGGCCATCTTATGGTTCAGTGCTAAGGCCATCAGTCTCCCTGAGTGCTTTGCTCAGATGTATGTCATACATTGTTTTGTGGGCATGGAGTCAGGTATCTTTGTCTGCATGGCTATAGACAGATTTGTAGCCATTTGCAGACCACTACGCTATCCCTCAATAGTTACTGATTCTTTTGTTGTCAAGGCAACTATGTTCATGGCACTCAGAAATACCCTAACTACCATCCCAGTGCCTGTGTTGGCTGCACAGAGGCACTACTGCTCACAGAACCAAATTGAGCACTGCCTGTGTTCTAATCTCGGAGTCACTCTTTTATCCTGTGATGACAGGACAATCAACAGCATCTACCAGCTACTTCTGGCCTGGACACTGATGGGAAGTGACCTGGGTTTGATTTTCTTATCATATGTTTTGATACTTCACTCAGTGCTGAAGCTGAACTCAGCAGAAGCTGCGTCCAAAGCCCTAAGTACCTGCACTTCTCACCTCAtcctaattttgttcttttacacTATCATTGTTGTCATTTCCATCACCCATAGTGCAGCCATGACGGTTCCCCTCATCCCAGTTCTACTCAATGTACTACACAATGTcattcctcctgccctcccccatggTGTATGCACTCAAGAACAAGGAGCTCAGGCAGGGCTTGTATAA